A region from the Salifodinibacter halophilus genome encodes:
- the deoC gene encoding deoxyribose-phosphate aldolase, whose product MPQDKLRTKGDLPQFIDHTLLRPEATSVDVQRYCNEAINNGFKSVCVNPWFVELAAHYLSDGNVSTCAVIGFPLGASPTRVKLAEAYAVLEAGADELDMVLAISALKDGDLATVEDDIRQIKQACGPKILKVILETCLLTHEEKIAACQAAHRARADFVKTSTGFSHGGAAIADVRLLRETVGVDLGVKASGGIRSGPDVHAMIDAGASRIGSSSGAALLSDATK is encoded by the coding sequence ATGCCCCAGGACAAACTGCGCACGAAAGGTGATTTGCCTCAGTTTATCGATCATACGTTGCTGCGCCCCGAGGCTACGTCGGTCGATGTTCAACGATATTGCAACGAGGCGATCAACAACGGTTTTAAGTCTGTGTGTGTGAATCCGTGGTTCGTTGAGCTGGCCGCTCATTATCTGAGTGATGGGAATGTATCGACCTGTGCTGTAATCGGATTTCCTCTAGGCGCGTCGCCGACACGGGTTAAGCTTGCCGAGGCTTACGCAGTGCTGGAAGCCGGAGCCGACGAGCTCGATATGGTGCTGGCGATCAGTGCTTTGAAGGATGGTGACTTAGCGACTGTCGAGGATGACATCCGCCAGATCAAGCAAGCGTGTGGGCCAAAGATTCTCAAGGTAATTCTTGAAACTTGCTTGCTAACGCATGAGGAAAAAATCGCCGCATGTCAAGCTGCGCACCGGGCTAGGGCGGATTTCGTCAAAACCTCTACGGGGTTCAGTCATGGCGGTGCGGCGATCGCCGATGTTCGATTGCTGCGTGAAACGGTTGGTGTCGACCTTGGCGTGAAAGCTTCTGGAGGTATCCGGTCTGGACCCGATGTTCACGCCATGATCGATGCCGGTGCGAGCCGGATCGGAAGCAGTTCCGGAGCGGCTTTGTTGTCGGACGCGACAAAGTGA
- a CDS encoding nucleoside hydrolase produces the protein MKPLPILIDCDPGQDDFINILLAIASPEDVRIDGITTVGGNVPLERTHRNARLACELANVVDVPVFAGCVQPLIRTLETAEYLHGETGIDGYEVTEPQMPLSSEHAVDFIVRHAQNTQGGRLTLVATAPLTNIAMAFKKAPDIRDRIGRIVLMGGAMREGGNVTPSAEFNIGVDPHAADIVFRSGIPITVFGLDVTHQFLMTRARRDCIRAIDTKPAHVVADMLDFSVRYDESKYGADRAPLHDCCTLLSLLRPELFEFKECAIQVETESPLTSGHTAVDLWGVTGQSHNAWWAHAIEHEAAFELLSQRIARL, from the coding sequence ATGAAACCATTGCCCATACTCATCGACTGCGATCCGGGCCAGGATGATTTCATCAACATACTCCTAGCGATCGCATCTCCCGAGGATGTTCGAATCGACGGCATCACTACAGTCGGCGGCAACGTGCCATTGGAGCGAACGCATCGTAATGCGCGCCTTGCTTGCGAACTGGCTAATGTAGTTGATGTCCCCGTTTTTGCGGGTTGTGTGCAGCCTCTGATAAGGACTTTGGAGACGGCCGAGTATCTGCACGGCGAAACAGGCATCGATGGCTACGAGGTCACTGAACCGCAGATGCCGCTGTCGTCGGAACATGCTGTCGACTTCATCGTGCGCCATGCCCAAAACACTCAGGGCGGCCGATTGACGTTAGTTGCCACGGCACCGCTGACCAATATCGCGATGGCCTTCAAGAAGGCACCGGATATTAGGGATCGGATCGGCCGGATCGTGCTCATGGGCGGCGCGATGCGCGAAGGCGGCAATGTGACGCCCTCAGCGGAATTCAATATCGGCGTCGATCCGCATGCCGCCGATATTGTATTTCGTAGTGGCATTCCGATCACCGTTTTCGGCCTGGATGTTACCCATCAGTTCTTAATGACCCGAGCTCGGCGTGACTGCATTCGAGCTATCGATACCAAGCCGGCCCATGTGGTTGCCGACATGCTCGATTTCTCGGTTCGCTACGACGAATCCAAATACGGCGCCGATCGTGCGCCACTTCATGACTGTTGCACGCTTCTCTCTCTGCTGCGGCCGGAGCTGTTCGAATTCAAGGAATGCGCCATTCAGGTCGAAACTGAATCACCTCTGACCAGCGGCCATACTGCGGTCGACTTATGGGGTGTAACTGGGCAATCACACAATGCGTGGTGGGCGCATGCGATTGAACATGAGGCAGCCTTCGAATTATTGAGTCAGCGCATTGCTCGTCTATAG
- a CDS encoding cytidine deaminase: MTVELVDWGRLVAKAIEARNNAYAPYSGFSVGAALWTQDGEVVTGCNVENVSFPCGQCAEANAAGAMVSANRHSTIHAVAIAAVSRHFVWPCGRCRQILAEFADGDTPVMAVAGDQRSAPLSLVELLPHAFATLG, from the coding sequence ATGACAGTCGAGCTGGTGGATTGGGGCCGTCTGGTCGCAAAGGCGATTGAGGCCCGGAATAACGCTTATGCCCCTTATTCTGGTTTCTCGGTGGGGGCGGCTCTCTGGACGCAAGATGGAGAGGTCGTGACTGGCTGTAATGTTGAGAACGTGTCGTTTCCTTGCGGTCAATGCGCAGAAGCTAACGCTGCTGGCGCGATGGTCTCGGCCAACCGCCATTCAACGATTCACGCGGTTGCGATCGCTGCAGTATCGAGACATTTCGTCTGGCCCTGCGGGCGTTGTCGTCAGATTTTGGCCGAGTTTGCAGATGGTGATACGCCGGTCATGGCTGTAGCAGGCGATCAGCGGTCGGCGCCGCTATCTTTGGTGGAGTTGTTACCACATGCTTTTGCGACGTTGGGGTAG
- a CDS encoding thiamine permease → MNNSVNNTVSSSGGQPKNIETIGIQPIPDDRRTMTPLTLFTIWGLASASATTPVIGMVLYHVGLINFCIAVVIAGVIGIVPAGLFSEQGRKVPLISLVTARATFGRGASLILALLYTFVGAGWFGVNTAVGGQIMSTLYPGYGALWYWLLGIFQTLLVFMGMKWLERFYNYTALIFIICYAVLSYYLVRDYTITIPGLSGDMHWGAVVSTILSFSLLAWSYEFSTASRFCRPATSDESRGSKVAYFSAATAGVLLPVLLMGILGLITKSTTGKWNVALLAKDLPVAGVVAAVGVILAIAHTNAMNLYPAVTKLLAAGETVRAPRPYDQPIACTGIGLIATILAVLGILQHITSFLSFVGIFLFPFTFLMMFDWVVFQKQSTPVESFFEKKKGFANNFRPSACISFIIGAVLSSLGYFDFLPDMLTNNVPWFVITSVIACGIYWVLVHIRGEKTLAETQAVDMGHN, encoded by the coding sequence ATGAATAATTCTGTAAACAATACGGTTAGTTCTTCCGGTGGTCAGCCCAAAAATATAGAAACTATTGGAATCCAGCCGATACCGGATGATCGGCGCACTATGACTCCGCTGACGCTATTCACCATTTGGGGGTTGGCTTCGGCCTCGGCTACTACGCCGGTAATCGGGATGGTGCTTTATCACGTTGGGTTGATTAATTTTTGTATTGCAGTAGTCATCGCTGGGGTGATCGGTATTGTTCCAGCCGGTTTATTCAGCGAACAAGGGCGGAAAGTTCCACTGATATCGCTAGTGACCGCCCGTGCGACATTTGGTCGAGGAGCAAGTTTGATTCTAGCTCTTCTTTATACTTTTGTGGGTGCCGGCTGGTTTGGTGTGAATACCGCTGTTGGGGGACAGATCATGTCAACGCTATATCCGGGTTATGGCGCCCTGTGGTATTGGCTGCTTGGCATATTCCAAACACTTCTGGTTTTTATGGGCATGAAGTGGTTAGAACGATTTTATAACTATACTGCGTTAATATTCATTATTTGCTATGCAGTTCTGAGCTATTATTTAGTAAGAGATTATACAATCACGATACCTGGCCTTTCAGGCGACATGCATTGGGGTGCTGTTGTCTCTACAATCCTGAGTTTTTCGTTGCTGGCTTGGAGTTATGAGTTTTCCACTGCTTCCCGATTTTGCCGGCCAGCTACATCGGATGAAAGCCGCGGTTCCAAGGTCGCTTATTTCAGCGCTGCGACTGCAGGCGTTTTATTACCCGTTTTGCTTATGGGTATTCTCGGTCTAATAACTAAATCTACAACCGGAAAATGGAATGTCGCGCTACTTGCTAAGGATCTGCCGGTTGCGGGAGTTGTAGCTGCGGTCGGCGTCATACTAGCAATAGCCCATACCAATGCGATGAATCTTTATCCAGCAGTAACCAAGCTGCTCGCGGCTGGTGAGACTGTACGTGCCCCTCGGCCTTACGATCAGCCGATCGCATGCACCGGGATTGGTTTAATAGCGACTATTCTGGCGGTGTTAGGTATTTTGCAGCATATAACATCGTTTCTATCGTTTGTTGGCATATTTCTCTTTCCTTTCACATTTCTTATGATGTTTGATTGGGTTGTATTTCAGAAGCAATCGACTCCGGTGGAGTCATTTTTTGAAAAAAAGAAGGGGTTTGCCAATAATTTTCGTCCTAGCGCCTGTATTTCTTTCATTATAGGAGCTGTTTTATCGAGTTTGGGTTATTTTGATTTTTTACCCGATATGTTGACGAATAATGTGCCGTGGTTCGTGATCACTTCCGTTATTGCCTGTGGTATTTATTGGGTCTTGGTGCATATTCGAGGTGAAAAAACGCTTGCCGAAACTCAAGCAGTTGATATGGGACACAACTGA
- a CDS encoding DeoR/GlpR transcriptional regulator yields the protein MKRRRDARLHWLKNNLANSGGVHLSEAARQFGVSQMTIRRDVDSTDGDLTLLAGRIFMSDSLHSTTVYDLNVEKDSHQRVKQQLGARAATFIEPDDTVFIDCGSTLINLVSALDRDLPLTIVTYALNIANAISSRLPNAQLLLYGGLYHASSQSFSGEGAANALRQTGINKAFISAAGADMERGISCFNFHEVEPKRAALETAQQCILVADSSKMGKLRPALFADWNQFDTLLTDTPVTGPPLIASGPSGPTIVQI from the coding sequence ATGAAACGACGCCGTGACGCACGTCTTCACTGGCTGAAGAACAATCTTGCGAACAGCGGCGGCGTTCATCTATCGGAGGCGGCCCGGCAATTTGGTGTTTCACAAATGACGATTCGGCGTGATGTCGATTCCACCGATGGTGACCTCACGCTACTAGCCGGCCGGATATTTATGTCCGATAGCCTTCACTCAACCACTGTCTACGATCTAAATGTCGAAAAAGACAGCCATCAACGGGTCAAGCAGCAACTCGGCGCCCGAGCAGCCACGTTTATCGAACCTGACGATACGGTGTTCATCGACTGCGGGTCGACCCTAATCAACTTGGTCAGTGCACTGGATCGCGATCTGCCGCTCACGATCGTGACTTATGCCTTGAACATCGCCAATGCCATCAGCAGCCGGCTACCAAATGCCCAACTGCTCCTTTACGGCGGGCTCTATCACGCCTCGTCGCAATCGTTCTCAGGCGAGGGGGCAGCCAACGCACTCAGACAAACCGGTATAAACAAAGCGTTTATTTCAGCAGCCGGAGCCGATATGGAACGTGGGATCAGTTGCTTCAACTTTCATGAAGTTGAGCCGAAACGTGCTGCTCTAGAAACAGCGCAACAATGCATCCTCGTGGCGGACTCAAGCAAGATGGGCAAGCTCCGTCCAGCCCTATTCGCCGACTGGAATCAGTTCGACACGCTCCTAACCGACACTCCCGTAACCGGACCACCGTTAATTGCTTCAGGACCTAGCGGACCAACGATTGTGCAAATCTAG